A window of Pseudomonas guangdongensis contains these coding sequences:
- the ubiA gene encoding 4-hydroxybenzoate octaprenyltransferase → MPAFLLNALARLHPRAQDFIDLTRLNRPIGIYLLLWPTLTALWIAAEGVPSPGLLLIFGLGVVLTRSAGCAINDYADREFDGHVKRTRDRPLASGRVSGREALALFAALMFAAFALVLLTDPFTIALSFGALGLAALYPFMKRHTHLPQVVLGAAYSWGILMTFSATRGELPAAAWLLYLANLAWTVAYDTYYAMTDRDDDLRIGVKSTAILFGRADRQIIAALQGVHLLCLLLAGLHFGLSAWFQLGLALAAGCFLWEYRSTRGGERMACFHAFLHNHWAGLAILAGTVLDYALR, encoded by the coding sequence ATGCCCGCCTTCCTGCTCAACGCCCTGGCCCGCCTGCACCCGCGCGCCCAGGACTTCATCGACCTGACCCGCCTGAACCGGCCGATCGGCATCTACCTGCTGCTCTGGCCGACCCTCACCGCGCTGTGGATCGCCGCCGAGGGCGTGCCGTCGCCGGGGCTGCTGCTGATCTTCGGCCTCGGCGTGGTGCTGACCCGTTCGGCCGGCTGCGCGATCAACGACTACGCCGACCGCGAGTTCGACGGCCACGTCAAGCGCACCCGCGACCGCCCGCTGGCCAGCGGGCGGGTCAGCGGGCGCGAGGCGCTGGCGCTGTTCGCCGCGCTGATGTTCGCCGCCTTCGCCCTGGTGCTGCTCACCGATCCGTTCACCATCGCCCTGTCGTTCGGCGCCCTGGGGCTGGCGGCGCTGTATCCGTTCATGAAGCGCCACACCCATCTGCCCCAGGTGGTGCTCGGCGCGGCCTATTCCTGGGGCATCCTGATGACCTTCAGCGCCACCCGCGGCGAACTGCCGGCGGCGGCCTGGCTGCTCTACCTGGCCAACCTGGCCTGGACGGTGGCCTACGACACCTACTACGCGATGACCGACCGCGACGACGACCTGCGCATCGGGGTGAAGTCCACGGCCATCCTGTTCGGCCGCGCCGACCGGCAAATCATCGCCGCCCTGCAGGGCGTGCACTTGCTCTGCCTGCTGCTCGCCGGCCTGCACTTCGGTCTGAGCGCCTGGTTCCAGCTTGGCCTGGCGCTCGCCGCCGGCTGCTTCCTCTGGGAGTACCGCAGCACCCGCGGAGGCGAGCGCATGGCCTGCTTCCACGCCTTCCTGCACAACCACTGGGCGGGTCTGGCGATCCTCGCCGGCACCGTGCTGGACTACGCGCTGCGCTGA
- the phoB gene encoding phosphate regulon transcriptional regulator PhoB, whose translation MVGKSILIVDDEAPIREMIAVALEMAGYECLEAENTQQAHALIVDRKPDLILLDWMLPGTSGIELARRLKRDELTAATPIIMLTAKGEEDNKIQGLEVGADDYITKPFSPRELVARLKAVLRRTGTSDGETPIEVGGLVLDPLGHRVTIDGKPAEMGPTEYRLLQFFMTHQERAYTRSQLLDQVWGGNVYVEERTVDVHIRRLRKALGEGYENLVQTVRGTGYRFSTKS comes from the coding sequence ATGGTTGGCAAATCCATCCTCATCGTCGACGACGAAGCACCGATCCGCGAGATGATCGCCGTCGCGCTGGAAATGGCCGGCTACGAGTGCCTGGAGGCGGAGAACACCCAGCAGGCCCACGCGCTGATCGTCGACCGCAAGCCGGACCTGATCCTGCTCGACTGGATGCTGCCCGGCACCAGCGGCATCGAGCTGGCGCGGCGCCTCAAGCGCGACGAGCTGACCGCCGCCACGCCGATCATCATGCTCACCGCCAAGGGCGAGGAGGACAACAAGATCCAGGGCCTGGAGGTCGGCGCCGACGACTACATCACCAAGCCGTTCTCGCCGCGCGAGCTGGTCGCCCGCCTCAAGGCGGTGCTGCGCCGCACCGGCACCAGCGACGGCGAGACGCCGATCGAGGTCGGCGGCCTGGTCCTCGACCCGCTCGGCCACCGCGTCACCATCGACGGCAAGCCGGCCGAGATGGGCCCGACCGAATACCGCCTGCTGCAGTTCTTCATGACCCACCAGGAACGCGCCTACACGCGCAGCCAGCTGCTCGACCAGGTGTGGGGCGGCAACGTCTACGTCGAGGAGCGCACCGTCGACGTGCACATCCGTCGCCTGCGCAAGGCGCTCGGCGAGGGCTACGAGAATCTGGTGCAGACGGTGCGCGGCACCGGCTATCGTTTCTCCACCAAGAGCTGA
- the phoR gene encoding phosphate regulon sensor histidine kinase PhoR, giving the protein MNQDWRGLLSRRVLTVVSLSLLLGLISGEYAWSLVAGLGAYLYWNLRQLVRLYLWLKHAGPDELPPESNGLWGEVFDAIYHLQKRNQRARGRLQAVIDRVQESTAALRDAVIMLDAQGNLEWWNRAAETLLGLKATQDGGQPITNLVRHPRFKEYFAQENYGEPLELPSPVGDHIRLQFQLTLYGNGEHLMLVRDVTRVHQLEQMRKDFVANVSHELRTPLTVLTGYLETLLDNVDEVQPRWRRALQQMQQQGTRMQNLLTDLLLLARLEATDYPADNRPVAVAPLLQSIRSDAIALSAERGHRIELQADPALLLKGSEAELRSAFSNLVFNAVKYSPEGGDIRIRCWRDAEGAHLAVQDSGPGIEAKHIPRLTERFYRVDASRAANTGGTGLGLAIVKHVLLRHRARLEISSTPGKGSSFVCHFPPAQIATR; this is encoded by the coding sequence GTGAATCAAGACTGGCGCGGCCTCCTGTCCCGGCGCGTGCTGACGGTGGTCAGCCTCAGCCTGCTGCTCGGCCTGATCAGCGGCGAATACGCCTGGAGCCTGGTCGCCGGCCTCGGCGCCTACCTGTACTGGAACCTGCGCCAGCTGGTGCGCCTCTACCTGTGGCTCAAGCACGCCGGCCCCGACGAGCTGCCGCCGGAGAGCAACGGCCTGTGGGGCGAGGTGTTCGACGCCATCTACCACCTGCAGAAGCGCAACCAGCGCGCCCGCGGGCGCCTGCAGGCGGTGATCGACCGGGTGCAGGAGTCCACCGCGGCGCTGCGCGATGCGGTGATCATGCTCGACGCCCAGGGCAACCTGGAATGGTGGAACCGCGCCGCCGAGACCCTGCTCGGCCTCAAGGCCACCCAGGACGGCGGCCAGCCGATCACCAACCTGGTGCGCCATCCGCGCTTCAAGGAATACTTCGCCCAGGAGAACTACGGCGAGCCGCTGGAGCTGCCCTCGCCGGTCGGCGACCACATCCGCCTGCAGTTCCAGCTGACCCTCTACGGCAACGGCGAGCACCTGATGCTGGTGCGCGACGTGACCCGCGTCCACCAGCTCGAACAGATGCGCAAGGACTTCGTCGCCAACGTCTCCCACGAGCTGCGCACCCCGCTGACCGTGCTGACCGGCTACCTGGAAACCCTACTGGACAACGTCGACGAGGTGCAGCCGCGCTGGCGCCGCGCCCTGCAGCAGATGCAGCAACAGGGCACGCGGATGCAGAACCTGCTCACCGACCTGCTGCTGCTGGCGCGCCTGGAGGCCACCGACTACCCGGCCGACAACCGGCCGGTGGCCGTCGCGCCGCTGCTGCAGAGCATCCGCAGCGACGCCATCGCCCTGTCCGCCGAACGCGGCCACCGCATCGAGCTGCAGGCCGACCCGGCGCTGCTGCTCAAGGGCAGCGAGGCGGAGCTGCGCAGCGCCTTCTCCAACCTGGTGTTCAACGCGGTCAAGTACAGCCCCGAGGGCGGCGACATCCGTATCCGCTGCTGGCGCGACGCCGAGGGCGCGCACCTGGCGGTGCAGGACAGCGGCCCGGGCATCGAGGCCAAGCATATCCCGCGCCTCACCGAGCGTTTCTACCGGGTCGACGCCAGCCGCGCGGCCAACACCGGCGGCACCGGCCTGGGCCTGGCCATCGTCAAGCACGTGCTGCTGCGCCACCGCGCGCGGCTGGAGATCAGCAGCACGCCGGGCAAGGGCAGCAGCTTCGTCTGCCACTTCCCGCCGGCGCAGATCGCCACGCGCTGA